GAGGCATTGCGTTTGTAGCGAACTGTGGGGCCCGTGGCGAGCAATTTGCCGGTCGCTGCGTGCCATTTGGGGACCATGTCGCCAGCGACAATCTCGATACCGCCCGGCTCTTGGCGGCGGCCCAAGGTTTGCGGATGTTCGAGCGGCGGCGACCAGGTTTTGCCCAAGTCGTCGGAACGAACTTCATTGACCGCAAAGAAAACGTCGCTACCAGTGAGCAGTAGCTTTTGCATCGTGAAGACGATACTTGGCTTGGGGCCGTGAACGACACCGGCCCGCGGCGCGACCCAACAGGTTTTGCCATCGAAGCCCGACATGACCGTGTCGAGCTTGATTGTATAGTCGAGCGGCTCCGCGGCGTTTGTCTGTTGTGATGCAGTACTTAGAAGTATTCCGTTAGCTAGGCACAAGATTAGAAACACTCTGCCAAGAATCATCACACTCTCGGTCATCGCCATCTCACACCAGAGTTTCGCTTGTCACACTATTGCGCCGGCACAAAATCATCAATCACACGCACCGTCGGCTGACCGCCATTGTCTGAGTCGCCGCCGAGCACCAGATCGTATGAGCCGTCGTGCTTGTTGAGGTCGGGCAAGAAGCAACGCACGATACGATTGAAATCCTTGACCTGGCCAACCTTGTCCCAGGTGACCGCGAGCTGCGGCGCAACCGTGATCTGACCGGCGTTCGTGACCTGCACGTTAAAGAAGTTCACGCTCTTCGACGCGTCGCCATCGAGCGCGGCATGAAAGAATATCTGGCCGTCCGGGGCGGTCCAAATCCAGGCACTTGGCTTCGAGTAATCGAGCAGATGAATCGGCTCGCCGGCCGAGTTGCGTAGCTGCAAGCCGTCGACGAACCGCCGCTGGGCGAGACTATACGTCAGCAGCGTGCCGCCACCTTGCATGACGACCAAGAACTGATGACACGGCGAGAACACCAGGTTGGCCGAGTTGTCGCCGTTGGGATTCAGCGGCAGCGAAAAACCATAGAGATCGCGGAGACCGGCTCCTGACGCACAATCGTACGCAAAAATCTTGGGGTCCTGGTTCTTGGGTCGTTGGGCCGGGTCAGTGATGTCCTCGACATACTCGCGCCGAATGTTCCCGCTGGCAGCGTAAATCTCTTGTCGGACCGGGCTACCCGATGGGGAGTAGATCAACCGACTGAGTGGAGTAAACAGTCCGTAGCAACGATTCATCTCGACAGCCGATTGGCTCTTGCCGAGCGTGCTGGGATCGAACAGTTCGAGTCCCGCCGAACGTGCGCCGCCGCCACGTCCCACTCGACCACGGCCGATGTTGATCAACCGGTTGTCGGTAGCGGGCAACACATACAAGAAGTCTTTGACGTTGTCACGCGTGACTACGTCGATCGGCTGCGGCAATAGCCGACCGTGAATGTGTTCGGCGGTGAAACCCGCGAGCGTCTTGCCCCCCTCGGCATACTTGATTCGCGAGATGCCCGTGTAGCCCGTGATGTAGAGCCAGAGGGCATTATCATGTTCGACCCATGTCGAGTTGTACGGCCCCAATCCGACCGACGCGGGCTGGCCGGTCACTTGACCGTTGCTCATCAGCGGCAGGTACGACTTGTAGACCTTTCGTTCGGCGACACGGCGCGAGAAATCGAGCTTCGAGTAAAAGTAGTTGTAGTCGCAGACCCCAATCACCCGGTCGGCCTCACCCGGGGCGTCGATCACTGCATAGTTGGGCCCCTGCGAGATTCCGATCATCGCCGCTGCCAATGTCGCAAATCGCTGAGGATCGCGCTTGATCTTCGCGGTGATATCGAAGCGAATTGTCAGTTCGCCACTGGGAGCGCCAGAGAACGTTGTGCGGTGGCGACCCGTCGAGTCGGCAATCAAATCGGCCGGCGCGTCAGGCATCGACAGCGCTATCGCCGCACGCGAGATCGAGCATTCGCCATAAGCTAAACGCACAAACTGACGCCCTGCAGCGCCGATATTGATGTAACGCTGGCGCTGCAGGCCCTTGATGGTCTCGAACTCGGTCGGAGGCAACGATCTACCTGCTGCGTCGCTTGGATCACGAATCGTTTTGATGACCGACAATCGCTCGGTATTGCCATTCGCGTCCAGGTCAAGTCGGTACGTGCCAAACGTGATGCCACGTTTGGTGGCGACAGGGGCACCTGCCTTGCGCGAGCTACCGACGATCAACTCATCGTTGTAGAGCGGTACCTTGGCTGTCGGCCAGCAAGCCGCGTGCAGGCGAATGTCCTTGCGAAACACCTCCGCATCGTGCCAGTTCTCCAGTGGCACCGACACCACACCGCTACACGTCTCGAACTCACCGTTGGGCGTACTCACACGGTAGTTGCGATCGAATACGATATACAATCGCCCGCGGGTGCATACGAGTTTGGCGTCATCGAGATCCCAATTGCGTTTGATGCCCGGTGTTTCTGGCACAAACTTGCGTGTCTCGGCCTGAAAACAGACCGGCGGTTGCTCAAACTTGCCAGTGTGCGGATTGAAGCGGACAATGCCCGCGCCGTCGGCGACGTTGCTGATATAGATGCGTCCCTGGTCGTCGACCTCGACCGATTGACCACCTTGGTATAAGCCGCTCGATGAGCCGCCGAGCATGTTGTATCCCAAGGGATCATTCCAGCGTGGATTGGCCAACTCACGTTCTTCGGTCGTGTGGATCGCGAAGCCATCGAGCGGCAACGTGATCGTCTCGTCACCCTGCTTGTTGAGCCACGCCCGATCGAGCGGCACCTCGATCAGCATCTTGCGCCACTCTTTGAGCTTCGTCGTCGAAGTGTCGTAGATCGCCTTGCGATACGAGAAATAGAGGCTCACCTTGGTCGGATCGTCCGGAGCGAAACTCTGGCGCGACAGGATTGTGCCATTGTTCGAGGCAATGCCCGGTAGATCGGCATCGGTGATGACCGGATACGTGATTGAGTCGGTCGTGACGGTGCGCGTGGCACCGGTGAGATCTTGCATACGGAGCTTTGTCAGATCGGGAAGCGCAATCCGAGGCGTGGCCGACGGATCGAGCTTCGACCCCGGCTCGATCGCCGCAAACGTGTTGTTCTGCAGCGGCAGGGTATTGAGAATGGTCACCGTCGGCACTGGGCTCACTTGCTGCGCATGTACCGACTTGCCTGTGGCGTCTTTCACTTCGAGCGACACCGCCGAGCACGCGCCAAAACCAACCACATCGATCACCATTGCTTCGGGCGTGAGGCGATCGCTGAGATTCACCTGCAATACTTTCTCGCCACTTGCGCCGGTCAATTTCAATGTCGCGTTCAGCTTTGGGTACTTGTATCGCCATTGACCGAGCTGCGGGAGCCGAACGATCAGCTCATCACCACAGCGAAAAATGGTGTCGTCGGCCCCGATGATCACTTCCATGCTGCATAAGAACGTGAGTAGAACCGTCGATACAAAACGCAAAGATGAGGCATTCATGGGATTGGTCTGAGCTTGATCTTGGGGCGAGACGCGGTGGTTCTCTGTAAGTTTCCAATCGTCTAACGATCACTCGTTTTTCGACGGGCTCTAGCGACCAGGCAACGTGCTTAACAATCGAAGACTCAAGTCCGGCTGGATTGCTCGTTACCGCAAACTTCAGAAGCGCGGTTGACCTCGCCCGACCATTCCCATTGCCGGTGCCGGCTTCAACGTCTGTGTCGTTTGATTGTCAACGGAAGGAGAACATTAGTAGCCAGGTGCAGTCGCTAGATCAATTCTCGCATGGGTTGATGGCGATCGACCAGATATTGCGGTCGACCGGCGAAGTCGCGGACGGTGGTTTTGTTGGGATTGATTCCCAGCTGGTGGTAAAGCGTTGCTAATACCTCGCCAAAATGCACCGGGCGGTCGACCGCCTCTCCGCCGAGACGGTCGGTGGCACCGATCACCTGTCCGGTCCGCAGCCCGCCACCAGCGAGTAGCGCGCCGCCGACCTGCGGCCAGTGGTCGCGGCCAGCGTCCTTATTGATGATTGGCGTGCGGCCGAATTCACCCCAGGCGACCACGGAAACTTCGTCGCTCAAGCCGCGCTCGTGCAGATCTTCCACGAGAGCGCTCAGTCCTTGATCGAACAACGGGCCATGCGTGTTCTTGAATTCGGAGAAGTTATTCGAATGGAAGTCCCAGCGGCCGAAGTTAAGTGTCACGCAACGCGCACCGGCCTCTACCAGACGCCGCGCCATGAGGAAATGTTCCAGGTTGCGAGGAGCGCCGTCGCCATAGTTCTTGGCGTCCCCCTTGCCATATCGTTCGCGTACGCGTGGATCTTCGCGGCTGACGTCGAGGGCTTCCGCAAGCCGGCTAGAAGTGAGCACGCCGAGGGCCTGCTGCGTAAAGGCGTCGTAGCCCGCGAGCTTGCCCGAGTTCTCTACGTTGCGGCGAATCGTATCAAAGCTCGACAATAGTTGCTTACGGTCTTGTAGGCGCTCGACTGGGATGCCGTTGAGCTTTAGATCAGCGCGACCTTCACCATTGGGGCGGAAGGCGCTATGCGACGCGCCGAGAAATCCCGGATGACCCGGCGAACCATAGGGCGGATGCCCCGTAACCGGTGCGAGCCCGACAAAGGGTGGCGTGCCGGGATCGCGGCTGCCCAATAACTTCGAAAGTGTTGCGCCAACTGATGGCCAACCACCCGGCGGTTGCTGCATGAAAGACCGGCCCGTGTAGCAGATAAATGAATCGTGACTGCCATTAGGTGAACCTACCACCGAGCGAATGGGCACGAGCTTGTCCATGATCCGTGCCAGGCGCGGCAAGTGTTCACAAATCCGAATTCCCGGCACGTTGCTCTCAATCGGCTGGAATTCTCCACGAATTTCGGCAGGCGCCTCCATTTTCAGATCGTACATGTCCTGATGCGGTGGAGCGCCGCACATGTAGATCATGATGATGGCCTTTTTCGTTGAATGGATTCCGCCAGTTGACTCGGCACGCAGCAAGTCAGGTAGGGCCAGTCCTCCCAAACCCAAAGCACCGATGGTCAGAACTTCGCGCCTACTCAATCCACTACACAGTCGTGGCGGCGAATCGAGAAGCGAAAGCATGAGGCAGCCCTTGTCAGGTGGGTATTAATTCAAGCGGGTGCATTACCGTTATCATTCCGCAGAAAGGCTCTTTCAAGCCATGCGAATGGTCAGATTAGCTCTTTCACGACCGTTCGGTTTTCCAGGATGTAGCGAGGCCGTCCGGAGAAATCGTTGAATGTTAACTGCGGATCGATCCCCAGGTGGCGATAGATCGTGGCGAGGATGTTTTCGGGACGATAGGGGAGATCTTGCGGCGTTTCACCCTTATCATTCGACGAGCCGATAATTTGCCCCATCTTCAATCCGCCCCCAGACATCACCACGCTCATCAGCGTTCCCCAGTGATCGCGACCGGCGCTGGCATTGATCCGCGGCGTGCGCCCAAATTCGCCCATCGAGACAACGAGGACATCGCGCGCGAGTCCCCGCTCGTGAATGTCTTCGACAAGAGCGGCCAACCCTTGGTCGTACGCTGGTCCCCTTTCCTTCATACGCTGTTCGATCTGAACGTGATCATCCCAGCCACCAACTCGAACCGTGACAAAGGTCACTCCGGCTTCGACCAGTCGCCGAGCGAGCAGCAAGCTTTGACCGGTTGTATGGCGGCCGTAACGGTCACGGGTGACGTCGCTTTCGGCCTCGATCTGAAATGCGCGGCGGGCACGATCGCCCGTGACCATCTCGAAGGCCTCGCGACTAAAGTGATCAATTGCCTCGGTCGTTCCTGTTGCAGCGGCCGCGCGGCGCTGGCCATCTAACGCGGCTAGCAACGAGCGACGGTCGGTGAGTCGTTCGAGATTCAAGGAAGTGTTGAGGCTCAGGTTATTTACTTCAAATTTGGCAGCAGCGGGATCGCCGCCGGTTTCGAATGGGCTAAAGCGCTTGCCGAAGTAGGCTGGGCCGCCGAAACGCATTACCTGAGGTACAGCCACATAGGCTGGAACCCCGACTTGGTTTGGTCCGCGTAATTGGGAGGTAATCGAACCAGCGCACGGCATGTCGTTTTCACGCCGCTGAGGGTCGCGGAGGTAATACCCGGTTTGTGTCAGATGGGCCGAGGTGCCGTGGCTGCTGGAAGAGTGAGTGACCGCGCGCAGAACAGCCAGTTTGTCCATGATCCGCGCTTGCTGAACCATCAGCTCACTGAACTGTACTCCGGGCAGGTTGGTAGCGATCGTTCCGAGTGGTCCGCGATATTCGGCCGGCGCGCGTGGCTTGGGATCGTAGGTTTCAATATGGGTCGGCCCGCCGGCCAGTTCCACAAAAATCACTGCCGTGCTCCGCCGCTCCGTACCCTTCGCTGCTGCAGCACGAGCCCGGAACAAGCCGGCAAGCGTAAGCCCGAATACACCGATTCCGCCGACCCGAATCAGGTCACGACGGGAGACTCGATCGCAGCACTCAAATGGTCTTCCCAACAGTGTCAGCATGGTTGACCTCGGCGGGTAAATTTGGCGGGATAACGAACCGGCGGGAAATATCAACATCCGTTGATGGTCGTAGTCTAGGTACTGCTTCAGCCGCGAACAAGACGATTTTTTAACGTGTAGATGCTACCTGGCAGGGTCTCGGCCACTTCGAACTGTGCGACAAACTCTTCCAGATGCGGTCACTTGGGGACGTGACGTCGCGGCACCCTTCGTACGTTTTGATAATCGCCGCAGTTTTCCTTCGTGTGTTAACAGCAAACGAGGGGCGACGGATTCACTCCGACCACTCATATAGAGTCAATGATCCGGAGTCTGGATAAGAACGCTGTCCGATCATTTGCGTTAAGATGCAGCGTTGGCCGTTCGGATGAATATCGACGCTGGTGCAAGGGCCGGGAGTGGCTACGGTGGCAAGCGATTCACCTTGGGTGGGATCCCACGCACGCAGTTCGCCTTTGCCAATATCGCCCCCAGCTGTGAGTAGAAAGCCTTGCGCGTGAAATTGAGCCGAATAATAAAAGCCCTTCAACTGTGAAGCAACTTTGAGTTTCAGTTCACCGGTCGCGATATCAACCAGCAACGCACATGCAGGGCCCGAGTATTCGTTACTGCCGCAGGCGACGAGCGTGCCGCCATCGGGCGAAATCGTAATGCCACGAATGCCGCCCCACTCGATATCTTCCACGCGGCGATATGCAGAGAGTTGAGGCACATCGATGCTGCGTTGCTCCTTGCCGGTTGCAAACTCC
Above is a window of Anatilimnocola aggregata DNA encoding:
- a CDS encoding DUF1501 domain-containing protein → MLSLLDSPPRLCSGLSRREVLTIGALGLGGLALPDLLRAESTGGIHSTKKAIIMIYMCGAPPHQDMYDLKMEAPAEIRGEFQPIESNVPGIRICEHLPRLARIMDKLVPIRSVVGSPNGSHDSFICYTGRSFMQQPPGGWPSVGATLSKLLGSRDPGTPPFVGLAPVTGHPPYGSPGHPGFLGASHSAFRPNGEGRADLKLNGIPVERLQDRKQLLSSFDTIRRNVENSGKLAGYDAFTQQALGVLTSSRLAEALDVSREDPRVRERYGKGDAKNYGDGAPRNLEHFLMARRLVEAGARCVTLNFGRWDFHSNNFSEFKNTHGPLFDQGLSALVEDLHERGLSDEVSVVAWGEFGRTPIINKDAGRDHWPQVGGALLAGGGLRTGQVIGATDRLGGEAVDRPVHFGEVLATLYHQLGINPNKTTVRDFAGRPQYLVDRHQPMRELI
- a CDS encoding DUF1501 domain-containing protein, with protein sequence MLTLLGRPFECCDRVSRRDLIRVGGIGVFGLTLAGLFRARAAAAKGTERRSTAVIFVELAGGPTHIETYDPKPRAPAEYRGPLGTIATNLPGVQFSELMVQQARIMDKLAVLRAVTHSSSSHGTSAHLTQTGYYLRDPQRRENDMPCAGSITSQLRGPNQVGVPAYVAVPQVMRFGGPAYFGKRFSPFETGGDPAAAKFEVNNLSLNTSLNLERLTDRRSLLAALDGQRRAAAATGTTEAIDHFSREAFEMVTGDRARRAFQIEAESDVTRDRYGRHTTGQSLLLARRLVEAGVTFVTVRVGGWDDHVQIEQRMKERGPAYDQGLAALVEDIHERGLARDVLVVSMGEFGRTPRINASAGRDHWGTLMSVVMSGGGLKMGQIIGSSNDKGETPQDLPYRPENILATIYRHLGIDPQLTFNDFSGRPRYILENRTVVKELI